The Chryseobacterium geocarposphaerae genome window below encodes:
- the hemH gene encoding ferrochelatase: MKGILLVNLGSPKSTAVNDVKEYLDEFLMDERVIDYRWIFRALLVRGIILKTRPANSAEAYKTVWTDEGSPLIVITEKIQKKLQKLVDVPVEIGMRYAEPSIETGIRKLTEKGVSEIVLFPLYPQYAMSTTETVIEKAEEVRKAKFPNVKINYIQPFYDRDIYINCLAESIKEKLPENFDALQFSYHGVPERHIYKTDPTKTCNLNDCCSRESNPSHKFCYRHQCFTTTNLVIEKLNLPKEKTIVSFQSRLGKDKWIEPYTDETLETIPKKGVKNLAIVCPAFVSDCLETLEEISVEGKEQFLHGGGENFHYIPCLNDEDRWIEVVKTLCEEKLNEFYLV, translated from the coding sequence ATGAAAGGAATTTTATTAGTCAATCTGGGATCACCAAAATCTACGGCCGTAAATGATGTAAAGGAATATCTTGATGAATTCCTGATGGATGAAAGAGTGATAGACTATCGTTGGATTTTCCGTGCACTTTTGGTTCGTGGAATTATTCTAAAGACAAGACCTGCAAATTCTGCAGAAGCTTACAAAACCGTTTGGACGGATGAAGGATCTCCACTGATTGTCATTACAGAAAAAATTCAGAAAAAACTTCAGAAACTTGTGGATGTTCCGGTAGAAATCGGAATGCGATATGCCGAACCAAGTATTGAAACAGGAATCAGAAAATTAACCGAGAAAGGCGTTTCCGAAATTGTACTTTTCCCACTGTATCCGCAATATGCGATGAGTACAACGGAAACAGTAATTGAAAAAGCTGAGGAAGTAAGAAAAGCCAAGTTTCCGAACGTAAAGATCAATTATATTCAGCCTTTTTATGATAGAGACATCTATATCAATTGTCTGGCGGAAAGCATCAAGGAAAAACTTCCTGAAAACTTCGATGCTCTTCAATTCTCTTATCACGGAGTTCCGGAAAGGCATATTTATAAAACCGATCCTACCAAAACGTGCAATTTAAACGATTGCTGTTCGAGAGAGAGTAATCCGAGTCATAAATTCTGCTACCGTCACCAATGTTTTACAACAACCAATCTGGTGATTGAAAAACTCAATTTGCCTAAAGAAAAAACAATTGTCTCTTTCCAGTCCAGATTAGGAAAAGATAAATGGATCGAGCCTTATACGGATGAAACCCTGGAAACTATTCCGAAAAAAGGAGTAAAAAATCTGGCCATTGTTTGTCCGGCTTTCGTTTCTGACTGCCTGGAAACTTTAGAAGAAATTTCTGTAGAAGGGAAAGAACAGTTTTTACACGGAGGAGGGGAAAATTTCCATTACATCCCATGCCTGAATGACGAAGACCGATGGATTGAAGTGGTAAAAACACTTTGCGAAGAGAAACTCAATGAATTTTATCTGGTTTAA
- a CDS encoding type IX secretion system plug protein gives MKTLQLLLFSLSGLMFGQNIQSIQLFNPQTNDETPVIKMNETLVLSFDDLANTNQIYRYTIKHYDRNWEDDNLFFTEFANGSLNGLLDNFQYSFNTLQAYTHYKLIFPNDKIQPKISGNFELIVYKDSAEKPLFKRRFYVVEDNANVALDVSRFVDKNPNLNQRVEVQVISKGGDITSNVNSVSMNVMQNNNPDMVIKNLKPSTTLGNKLLFQQLNIAFPGNNEFYYFDNKNMNMAADMVRATEVKDGVNNTYLHPVWAYPLNYQYQPDVNGAWYYRRSDLGIERNAEREADYSWVYFSIDSDPMDKELYVLGGFNGFKPSKEYQMQYDEATKKYVAKIYLKQGFYNYILATKDANGVLNLGEINGNFWQTENLYQGFLYYAPFGRNYDGLMGYGEFRTPVR, from the coding sequence CAATTACTTTTATTTTCTTTGAGCGGACTGATGTTTGGACAAAATATCCAGAGTATTCAGCTTTTTAATCCTCAAACCAACGATGAGACACCGGTAATCAAAATGAATGAGACGCTGGTTTTAAGTTTTGATGATCTTGCCAATACTAATCAGATTTACAGGTACACCATTAAGCATTATGACAGAAACTGGGAAGATGACAATCTTTTCTTTACTGAATTTGCGAATGGAAGCCTAAATGGACTTTTGGATAACTTCCAGTATTCATTTAATACATTACAGGCTTATACCCACTATAAACTGATATTTCCCAACGATAAAATACAGCCAAAAATTTCTGGTAATTTTGAATTGATCGTTTATAAAGATTCTGCTGAGAAGCCTCTTTTTAAAAGAAGATTCTATGTGGTGGAAGATAATGCCAATGTGGCACTTGATGTTTCAAGATTTGTAGATAAAAATCCGAATCTCAACCAAAGGGTAGAAGTACAGGTAATTTCAAAAGGAGGGGATATTACTTCCAACGTCAACTCTGTGAGCATGAATGTAATGCAGAATAATAATCCTGATATGGTTATTAAAAATTTAAAACCGAGTACTACTTTAGGAAATAAACTGCTTTTTCAACAATTAAATATTGCCTTTCCTGGAAATAATGAGTTTTATTATTTTGATAATAAGAACATGAATATGGCTGCAGATATGGTTCGTGCAACCGAAGTGAAAGACGGAGTGAACAATACTTATCTTCACCCGGTTTGGGCTTATCCTCTGAATTACCAGTATCAGCCAGATGTAAACGGAGCTTGGTATTACAGAAGGAGTGATTTAGGAATTGAAAGAAACGCGGAGAGAGAAGCAGATTATTCGTGGGTGTATTTTTCAATAGATTCGGATCCTATGGATAAGGAACTTTATGTTTTAGGCGGTTTCAACGGTTTTAAACCTTCTAAAGAATATCAGATGCAATATGATGAGGCTACTAAAAAATATGTAGCAAAAATATATCTGAAGCAGGGTTTCTATAATTATATCCTGGCAACGAAAGATGCTAACGGAGTTTTAAATTTGGGAGAAATTAACGGGAATTTCTGGCAGACGGAGAACCTTTACCAGGGCTTTTTATATTATGCTCCTTTTGGCAGAAATTATGACGGTTTGATGGGGTATGGAGAATTTAGAACACCTGTACGATAA